Proteins from a genomic interval of Paenibacillus sp. FSL H8-0048:
- the mnmG gene encoding tRNA uridine-5-carboxymethylaminomethyl(34) synthesis enzyme MnmG, translated as MNYDGGSYDVIVIGAGHAGCEAALAAARMGCRTLMITINLDMVAFMPCNPSIGGPAKGHVVREIDALGGEMGRNIDKTFIQLRMLNTGKGPAVHALRAQADKFLYQHAMKETMEKTPNLTLRQGMVEELIVEDGRCAGVVTKTGTVYHSKTVILTTGTYLRGKVIMGELTYESGPNNQQPSVRLSENLRELGFDLVRFKTGTPPRVHKDSIDFSKTEIQPGDEKLKFFSYETKSSDNEQLPCWLTYTSPVTHQIINDNLHRAPMFTGIIEGTGPRYCPSIEDKVVRFSDKSQHQIFLEPEGKNTSEYYVQGLSTSLPEDVQLAVLRSIPGMEKVEMMRNGYAIEYDAMVPTQLWPSLETKRLPGLFTAGQINGTSGYEEAAGQGVIAGINAARKVQEKEPVVLDRSQGYIGVLIDDLVTKGTNEPYRLLTSRAEYRLLLRHDNADLRLTPIGYDIGLITEQRYEAFLDKKERVDREIIRLQETKVKPIQVNEALASYGSAPIVDGSNLLTLMRRPEIAYSFVDIISPAPEELDEEMKEQVEIQIKYAGYIEKQLQHVEKLQKMEQKKIPDDINYNEIHGLAMEARQKLTQIAPISIGQASRIGGVTPADISILLVYLEHYNRVTAAKG; from the coding sequence ATGAATTATGATGGAGGCAGCTATGACGTTATCGTCATCGGTGCCGGTCATGCCGGCTGCGAAGCAGCCCTGGCTGCTGCACGGATGGGCTGCCGCACACTGATGATCACAATTAACCTGGATATGGTGGCTTTCATGCCATGTAATCCATCGATTGGCGGACCCGCCAAGGGCCATGTGGTGCGTGAAATTGATGCACTCGGCGGAGAAATGGGCCGCAATATAGATAAGACGTTCATCCAACTGAGAATGCTTAATACAGGCAAGGGGCCTGCGGTTCATGCTTTGCGTGCTCAAGCAGACAAGTTCCTCTATCAGCATGCGATGAAAGAAACGATGGAGAAGACTCCTAACCTGACTCTGCGCCAGGGGATGGTGGAGGAGCTGATCGTGGAGGATGGACGCTGCGCCGGAGTGGTGACGAAGACCGGGACGGTATATCACAGCAAGACCGTTATTCTGACAACCGGGACCTATCTGCGCGGCAAAGTGATTATGGGTGAGCTGACGTATGAGAGCGGACCAAATAATCAGCAGCCGTCCGTACGGCTGTCCGAGAATTTGCGCGAACTGGGGTTCGATCTGGTCCGTTTCAAGACAGGAACACCGCCGCGTGTCCACAAGGATTCAATTGATTTCTCCAAGACAGAAATCCAGCCGGGTGATGAGAAGCTGAAATTCTTCTCTTATGAAACCAAATCCTCAGATAATGAGCAGCTGCCTTGCTGGTTGACCTACACCTCTCCGGTTACCCACCAGATCATTAATGACAATCTGCACCGGGCACCGATGTTTACCGGTATTATTGAAGGAACGGGTCCGCGTTACTGTCCTTCTATTGAAGATAAGGTCGTCCGGTTCAGTGATAAATCACAGCATCAGATCTTCCTGGAGCCGGAAGGTAAAAACACATCGGAATACTATGTACAAGGTCTGTCGACAAGCCTTCCTGAGGATGTGCAGCTGGCAGTCCTGCGGTCTATTCCCGGTATGGAAAAGGTAGAGATGATGCGCAACGGCTATGCCATTGAATATGATGCTATGGTTCCCACGCAGCTCTGGCCGTCGCTGGAAACCAAACGTCTGCCTGGACTATTCACTGCAGGACAAATCAACGGGACCTCCGGTTATGAAGAAGCGGCAGGGCAGGGGGTTATTGCCGGTATCAATGCTGCGCGTAAAGTACAGGAGAAAGAGCCAGTGGTGCTGGACCGTTCGCAGGGTTATATTGGCGTGCTGATCGATGATCTTGTCACCAAGGGAACGAATGAACCTTATCGCCTGTTGACTTCCCGTGCGGAATACCGTCTGCTGCTCCGTCATGATAATGCGGATCTCCGGCTGACACCAATCGGTTATGATATTGGTCTGATTACAGAGCAGCGCTATGAAGCCTTCCTTGATAAGAAGGAACGGGTCGACCGTGAGATTATCCGTCTGCAGGAGACAAAGGTTAAGCCGATTCAAGTGAATGAAGCCCTAGCCAGTTATGGTTCTGCACCAATTGTTGACGGAAGCAACCTGTTGACCTTAATGCGCCGCCCTGAGATAGCCTACAGCTTCGTGGATATCATTTCACCTGCTCCGGAAGAGCTTGATGAAGAAATGAAGGAGCAGGTGGAGATTCAGATTAAGTATGCCGGTTATATTGAGAAACAGCTCCAGCATGTAGAGAAGCTGCAGAAGATGGAGCAGAAGAAGATTCCTGACGATATCAACTATAATGAGATTCATGGGTTGGCCATGGAGGCGCGGCAAAAGCTGACCCAAATCGCTCCCATTTCAATTGGGCAGGCTTCGCGTATAGGAGGCGTTACCCCGGCAGATATTTCAATTCTGCTGGTCTATCTGGAGCACTACAACCGTGTAACAGCGGCGAAAGGATAA
- the rsmG gene encoding 16S rRNA (guanine(527)-N(7))-methyltransferase RsmG, whose amino-acid sequence MDTTVAEFTSLLKEHGLELSMKQLEQFELYYQELVSWNEKMNLTGITERSQVYTKHFYDSLSLAFYVNMEETKSLADIGSGAGFPGIPLKICFPDLKLTIVDSLSKRITFLQHVCDTLGVKGVKLIHGRAEDVARQFVHRDAYDVVTARAVARLSLLNEFCLPFTRKDGIFAAMKGSDPTEELQEAKRSFKELRAELYKVESFSLPVEESSRHIILVRKTGATPSKYPRKPGVPAKSPLI is encoded by the coding sequence ATGGATACAACGGTAGCCGAATTCACTTCCCTGCTCAAGGAGCATGGGCTGGAACTTTCAATGAAGCAGCTTGAACAATTTGAACTCTATTATCAGGAGCTGGTCTCCTGGAATGAGAAGATGAATCTGACGGGGATTACAGAGCGGAGCCAGGTATATACCAAGCACTTCTATGATTCTTTATCTTTAGCCTTTTATGTGAATATGGAGGAGACGAAGAGTCTAGCTGATATCGGCTCGGGGGCAGGGTTCCCTGGAATTCCGCTAAAAATATGCTTCCCTGATCTTAAGCTGACGATTGTGGATTCACTTAGCAAACGGATCACTTTCCTGCAGCATGTCTGTGACACTCTGGGGGTGAAGGGTGTAAAGCTCATTCACGGCCGGGCAGAGGATGTCGCCAGACAGTTTGTTCACCGGGATGCTTATGATGTAGTCACTGCTCGCGCGGTGGCCCGCTTATCGCTTCTGAATGAATTCTGTCTGCCCTTCACCCGCAAGGACGGCATCTTCGCTGCCATGAAGGGGAGTGATCCGACGGAGGAACTGCAAGAAGCCAAGCGCAGCTTCAAGGAACTGCGTGCTGAATTGTACAAGGTAGAATCCTTCAGTCTTCCAGTGGAAGAATCTTCCCGGCATATCATTCTTGTACGCAAGACTGGGGCCACTCCGTCGAAGTATCCGCGCAAGCCTGGCGTACCTGCGAAGTCGCCGCTCATCTAA
- the noc gene encoding nucleoid occlusion protein, translating into MKEQFTKLFGFTERSSGEEIKQIPVHEVISSPYQPRTIFDDEKIDELCQTIKTHGVIQPIVVRMRDSQYEIIAGERRWRAVKKLGMDTIPALVREFNDSQAASIALIENLQREGLTSIEEAIAYQKLIDLHQLTQESLAQRLGKSQSTIANKIRLLNLPEQVKTALMERKITERHARSLLSLDSEEMQLKVLAEVIAKELNVKQTEARIAFYKAVTQTKKSKRTSYTKDVRLALNTIRQSIDMVTGSGMEIKTSENDRGDHYEIVIQIPKR; encoded by the coding sequence ATGAAAGAACAATTCACCAAGCTTTTTGGATTTACCGAGCGGAGCAGCGGAGAAGAGATCAAACAAATCCCGGTTCATGAGGTCATCAGCAGTCCGTATCAGCCACGGACAATTTTCGATGATGAGAAGATCGACGAGTTGTGTCAGACTATCAAAACTCATGGCGTGATCCAGCCGATCGTTGTGCGTATGCGTGATTCCCAGTATGAGATTATTGCAGGCGAAAGACGCTGGCGGGCAGTTAAAAAGCTGGGCATGGACACTATTCCGGCACTTGTCCGCGAATTCAATGATTCACAGGCTGCATCGATTGCACTGATCGAGAACTTGCAGCGTGAGGGCTTAACCTCTATTGAAGAGGCGATCGCGTATCAGAAGCTGATTGACTTGCATCAATTGACCCAGGAGAGTCTGGCTCAGCGGCTAGGCAAAAGCCAATCCACGATAGCCAACAAAATTCGCTTGCTGAATTTGCCCGAACAGGTCAAGACGGCATTAATGGAAAGAAAAATCACTGAGCGCCATGCACGCTCGCTCTTGTCGCTGGACAGTGAGGAGATGCAGCTTAAGGTACTCGCTGAGGTTATTGCTAAGGAATTGAATGTAAAACAAACGGAAGCACGTATCGCCTTCTACAAGGCCGTTACCCAGACCAAAAAATCAAAACGGACCTCCTATACCAAAGATGTCCGTCTCGCTCTTAATACAATCCGCCAATCTATAGACATGGTGACCGGCTCAGGAATGGAGATTAAGACCTCCGAGAACGACCGTGGAGATCATTATGAGATTGTAATTCAAATTCCAAAACGATAA
- a CDS encoding ParA family protein, translating to MSKIIAIANQKGGVGKTTTSVNLGASMATLGKRVLLVDIDPQGNTTSGVGVNKADVENCIYDILINEANPQETIQETRIEGLHIIPATIQLAGAEIELVSTISRELKLKKALNAVKANYDYIIIDCPPSLGILTINSLTAADSVIIPIQCEYYALEGLSQLLNTVRLVQKNLNPHLKIEGVLLTMLDARTNLGIQVIEEVKKYFQEKVYKTIIPRNVRLSEAPSHGQSIITYDSRSKGAEVYLELAKEVISYE from the coding sequence GTGTCCAAGATTATTGCCATAGCAAATCAAAAAGGCGGGGTAGGTAAAACAACAACCTCTGTGAACCTGGGTGCCAGCATGGCTACTCTGGGAAAGAGAGTGCTGCTTGTTGATATTGATCCGCAAGGCAACACTACGAGCGGCGTTGGCGTCAACAAAGCAGATGTAGAGAATTGCATTTATGATATTCTTATTAATGAAGCAAATCCGCAGGAAACGATCCAGGAAACCCGGATTGAGGGCCTTCATATTATTCCGGCAACGATTCAGCTGGCAGGAGCAGAGATCGAGTTGGTCTCTACGATATCGCGGGAACTGAAGCTGAAGAAGGCACTGAATGCAGTGAAGGCAAATTATGATTACATCATCATAGATTGTCCGCCATCATTAGGGATTCTTACCATTAACTCTCTAACAGCTGCTGACTCAGTGATCATCCCTATACAATGTGAATATTATGCGCTTGAAGGATTAAGCCAGTTGCTCAATACTGTAAGACTGGTTCAAAAGAATCTTAATCCGCATCTCAAAATAGAGGGAGTATTACTCACGATGCTGGATGCCAGGACTAATCTGGGAATTCAGGTGATTGAAGAAGTGAAGAAATACTTCCAGGAAAAGGTATATAAAACGATTATTCCGCGAAATGTACGCTTAAGTGAAGCCCCTTCACATGGACAGTCAATTATTACCTATGACTCCCGTTCCAAGGGAGCGGAAGTATATTTAGAGTTGGCAAAGGAAGTGATCTCTTATGAGTAA
- a CDS encoding ParB/RepB/Spo0J family partition protein, which yields MSKRLGKGLDALIPSLSINEDDKVVEIPLTQLRANPYQPRKDFNEEAIQELAESIRQHGVIQPIIVRSVLKGYEIIAGERRFRASQYCGKATIPAVIRSLSDQQVMEIALIENLQRENLNAMEIAVAYQGLMDQFSLTQEELSLKVGKSRSHIANFLRLLSLPEEVKDYVSRGTISMGHARAIVALKDSEVIKQLAAQCVELQWSVRELEEVVKNLDRKPANGIKAKVVKRDPYIDNVEEVLRERFKTTVKIKQGKEKGKIELNYYSAQDLERLLELLGN from the coding sequence ATGAGTAAGCGCTTAGGGAAAGGCTTAGATGCATTAATACCTTCTCTGTCGATCAATGAGGACGATAAGGTGGTAGAGATTCCATTAACGCAGCTCAGAGCCAATCCTTATCAGCCACGCAAGGATTTCAATGAAGAGGCTATCCAGGAGCTTGCAGAATCCATAAGACAGCATGGAGTGATCCAGCCGATCATTGTTCGCAGTGTGTTGAAAGGGTATGAGATTATTGCCGGGGAACGCAGATTCAGGGCCTCGCAATACTGCGGCAAAGCTACGATTCCTGCGGTGATCCGCAGCCTTAGTGATCAGCAGGTGATGGAGATTGCCCTGATCGAGAACCTGCAGCGTGAGAATCTTAACGCGATGGAAATAGCAGTTGCTTATCAAGGACTGATGGATCAATTCTCCCTGACCCAGGAAGAGCTTTCTCTTAAAGTTGGAAAGTCCAGATCTCATATCGCTAACTTTTTGCGGTTGCTTAGTTTACCGGAGGAAGTGAAAGATTATGTTTCACGTGGAACAATTTCGATGGGGCATGCCCGGGCAATTGTTGCCTTGAAAGATTCGGAGGTAATTAAGCAATTGGCTGCACAGTGTGTGGAGCTTCAGTGGAGCGTTAGAGAACTGGAAGAGGTAGTGAAGAATCTCGACCGCAAGCCTGCTAACGGGATTAAAGCTAAAGTTGTAAAACGCGATCCTTATATTGATAATGTCGAGGAAGTACTACGCGAACGGTTCAAGACAACCGTCAAAATCAAACAAGGTAAGGAAAAAGGGAAAATCGAATTAAACTATTACAGTGCCCAAGACCTGGAAAGATTGCTGGAGTTACTGGGGAACTGA
- a CDS encoding aminotransferase class V-fold PLP-dependent enzyme has product MERLVYLDHAATSWPKPPEVAVAMVEALEQSGANAGRGNYSLAMGTGRVLVRARLLLAELFGVANAQDIAFTHNTTMGLNMAIKGTLQPGDHVVSTMTEHNSVRRPLEYLRRSIGVEVDYIQADREGQINLQELQRSLRPNTRMVICNHSSNLLGSILPIGDIGDMVKSHGAVFLVDAAQSAGALNIDVAAMNIDLLAFPGHKGLLGPQGTGGLYISPGLDLEPLLHGGTGSQSENSEQPNVRPDRYEAGTQNAVGIAGLLAGLKTVKALGIEQIHMQEWKLTQLLMEGLAVIPGMRILGPAPGAPRSGIVAFVVEGQESAHIAHRLDREYQIAVRAGMHCTPLAHQAADTLDSGAVRASVGVSSTEADVQRLLLAMEEMYGASRSS; this is encoded by the coding sequence ATGGAGAGATTGGTCTATCTCGATCACGCTGCTACTTCGTGGCCCAAGCCGCCAGAGGTGGCCGTAGCTATGGTGGAGGCCTTAGAACAGTCAGGTGCCAATGCCGGGCGGGGGAACTACTCGCTCGCGATGGGGACGGGGCGGGTATTGGTCCGTGCACGGCTGCTGCTGGCAGAGTTGTTTGGTGTAGCGAATGCCCAGGATATTGCGTTTACTCATAACACTACTATGGGGCTAAATATGGCCATTAAGGGTACACTTCAACCAGGGGATCATGTCGTGTCAACGATGACGGAGCATAATTCGGTGCGCAGACCCTTGGAGTATTTGCGCCGGAGCATTGGCGTTGAAGTGGATTATATACAGGCGGACCGCGAGGGCCAAATCAATCTTCAGGAGCTTCAGCGCTCTTTGCGTCCTAACACCCGTATGGTGATCTGCAATCATAGCTCGAATCTGCTGGGAAGTATTCTGCCGATTGGGGATATCGGTGACATGGTGAAATCACATGGAGCTGTCTTCCTGGTTGATGCAGCTCAAAGTGCAGGAGCACTGAATATTGATGTGGCGGCCATGAATATTGATCTGCTGGCATTTCCGGGACATAAAGGGCTGCTCGGTCCGCAAGGAACAGGGGGGCTGTACATCTCCCCTGGGCTGGACCTGGAGCCGCTACTGCATGGAGGGACTGGCAGTCAGTCGGAGAATAGTGAACAGCCCAATGTTCGTCCGGACCGTTATGAGGCAGGGACACAAAATGCTGTCGGCATAGCCGGTCTGCTGGCAGGCTTGAAGACGGTTAAGGCGCTGGGAATAGAACAGATTCATATGCAGGAATGGAAGCTGACACAGCTCTTGATGGAGGGCTTGGCTGTTATTCCGGGCATGCGGATTTTGGGTCCGGCGCCAGGCGCTCCGCGTAGCGGAATTGTGGCTTTTGTCGTAGAGGGGCAGGAATCGGCGCATATTGCCCACCGGCTGGACCGCGAATACCAGATCGCTGTGCGTGCGGGCATGCACTGCACACCGCTGGCTCATCAGGCAGCAGACACTTTGGATAGCGGAGCGGTACGGGCGAGTGTGGGAGTAAGCTCCACGGAAGCAGATGTTCAGCGGCTGCTGTTAGCCATGGAGGAAATGTACGGCGCATCGCGTTCAAGCTAA
- a CDS encoding DUF4446 family protein, with amino-acid sequence MSELNEVINEYLSAFIMGFAGVIILMAILMIVQGAKLRRMRSRYEAMMSGNGIEDLENLLVNLKNQGDMLEEAQQEQKALLEAAHTKMRGMKSKVAMKRYNAFGERGNDLSFSLAILDDNHSGIVLSSLHNRENSYIYAKPVEQGESTYALSPEEKEVIALALQQI; translated from the coding sequence ATGTCGGAGTTAAATGAAGTAATAAATGAGTATTTATCGGCGTTCATCATGGGCTTTGCAGGGGTAATCATATTGATGGCTATTCTGATGATCGTCCAAGGGGCCAAGCTTCGCAGAATGCGCAGCCGGTATGAAGCTATGATGAGCGGGAATGGCATCGAGGATTTGGAGAATCTGCTGGTCAACCTGAAGAATCAGGGGGATATGCTGGAGGAGGCCCAGCAGGAGCAAAAGGCGCTGCTTGAGGCAGCACATACCAAAATGCGCGGCATGAAGTCGAAGGTGGCCATGAAGCGCTATAATGCTTTTGGAGAACGCGGTAACGACCTGAGCTTCTCGCTTGCCATTCTGGATGACAACCACAGCGGGATTGTGCTGAGCAGTCTGCACAACCGCGAGAACTCATATATCTATGCTAAACCGGTTGAACAGGGAGAATCAACGTATGCTCTGTCACCGGAGGAGAAGGAAGTTATTGCTCTCGCGTTGCAGCAGATCTAG
- the yyaC gene encoding spore protease YyaC: MNFSSKATPLQEPSCLKISHADPNIYSAITHRLLFHFSRTRPDTPIVIICVGTDRSTGDSLGPLVGTTLARFHSPLFHLYGTLEEPVHAINLEETVGLVYQKHANPFIIAIDACLGQSTSVGCIQVVEGPLRPGAGVNKQLPPVGDIHLTGIVNVGGFMEYFVLQNTRLSLVMRLSDIISSSLYSALKQWNLHARSAATREQ, from the coding sequence ATGAATTTCTCTTCCAAAGCAACACCACTGCAAGAACCATCCTGTTTAAAAATATCACATGCTGACCCCAATATCTATTCTGCCATTACCCACCGTCTGCTGTTCCACTTTTCGCGCACACGTCCGGATACACCCATTGTCATTATCTGCGTGGGCACGGACCGTTCGACCGGCGATTCCCTTGGACCTTTGGTCGGCACGACACTGGCCCGCTTTCACAGCCCGCTGTTTCATCTCTACGGAACGCTGGAGGAGCCGGTACATGCCATTAACCTGGAAGAGACAGTGGGCCTTGTATACCAAAAGCATGCCAACCCGTTCATCATCGCCATCGATGCCTGCCTCGGCCAGTCCACCAGCGTCGGCTGCATCCAGGTGGTTGAAGGTCCGCTGCGTCCCGGTGCAGGGGTCAACAAGCAGCTTCCCCCAGTTGGCGATATCCATTTGACCGGTATCGTTAATGTGGGAGGATTCATGGAATACTTCGTATTGCAGAACACCAGATTAAGCCTGGTGATGCGATTGTCGGATATTATTTCATCCAGCCTCTACTCTGCCTTGAAGCAGTGGAACCTGCATGCTAGATCTGCTGCAACGCGAGAGCAATAA
- a CDS encoding DUF3343 domain-containing protein codes for MEEELLIAFDSTQQALRAEMLLEYAEIEIDIFPTPKEITAGCAMSIQFSRSALEEVRVIVEEQSIEIRGIYAKAAQGDGYIEVGEEGGTR; via the coding sequence GTGGAGGAGGAACTGCTGATAGCGTTTGATTCGACCCAGCAGGCGCTGCGCGCCGAAATGCTGCTTGAATATGCGGAAATTGAAATCGATATCTTCCCTACGCCCAAGGAAATCACCGCCGGCTGTGCGATGTCGATTCAATTCTCACGGAGTGCACTGGAAGAGGTGCGGGTCATTGTAGAAGAGCAAAGTATAGAGATCCGCGGAATCTATGCCAAAGCTGCTCAGGGTGACGGGTATATAGAGGTAGGGGAAGAAGGTGGGACTAGATGA
- a CDS encoding mechanosensitive ion channel family protein, with the protein MNNWLLETTGGDALKDAVRFKDKVWDWLSNADMWATVLFSGIRILLIFILTRVIIKVVSNVIDRSLERETRGRALVNNRRFSTVGGLMKNVVTFFCNFTMILLVLSEFNFDLKPLLAGAGVVGLAIGFGAQSLVKDVITGFFIIFEDQFAVGDVIQSGTYKGTVEMIGLRTTRLLSTTGEVHIIPNGTIVNVTNYSLANALAVVDVPVKIERGLEATLALIGEALQGIEERSSSVIAYPNILGIQSMSTSEYVIRIAANCLPNARDAAERQIQNDIKQALEKQSALEAAKAEQEAREQAEREEREAEAAREREREEAARRAHEEQEASPRRQVAAAQEAEEGED; encoded by the coding sequence ATGAATAACTGGCTGCTCGAGACAACAGGCGGAGATGCCCTCAAGGATGCTGTGCGCTTCAAGGATAAGGTATGGGACTGGCTAAGCAATGCAGATATGTGGGCCACTGTGCTGTTTTCGGGGATACGGATTCTGCTGATTTTCATTCTGACCCGGGTGATTATCAAAGTGGTCTCCAATGTGATTGACCGGTCTCTTGAGCGGGAGACGAGGGGGAGGGCGTTAGTCAATAACCGGCGCTTCTCTACCGTCGGCGGACTGATGAAGAATGTGGTTACCTTCTTCTGTAACTTCACTATGATTCTGCTGGTTCTGTCGGAGTTCAATTTCGATTTGAAGCCGCTGCTTGCTGGAGCAGGTGTGGTAGGGCTGGCGATAGGTTTCGGTGCACAAAGTTTGGTCAAAGATGTGATTACCGGATTCTTCATTATATTCGAGGATCAATTCGCAGTCGGGGATGTCATCCAGAGCGGAACCTATAAAGGAACGGTAGAGATGATTGGCCTGAGAACGACCAGACTGTTAAGTACAACGGGCGAGGTCCACATCATTCCTAACGGCACGATTGTGAATGTGACGAATTATTCGCTGGCGAATGCACTGGCTGTGGTTGATGTTCCGGTCAAAATCGAGCGCGGGCTCGAAGCCACTCTGGCACTGATCGGGGAGGCGCTTCAAGGCATTGAGGAACGCAGCTCCAGTGTCATTGCCTATCCTAATATTCTGGGAATCCAGTCGATGAGCACCTCTGAGTATGTCATCCGCATAGCGGCGAATTGCCTGCCTAACGCCAGAGACGCCGCCGAGCGGCAGATTCAGAATGATATCAAGCAGGCTCTGGAGAAGCAGAGTGCCCTGGAGGCCGCTAAGGCCGAGCAGGAGGCCCGTGAGCAGGCGGAGAGAGAGGAAAGAGAGGCTGAGGCAGCCCGTGAGCGGGAACGCGAAGAGGCAGCCCGCAGAGCCCATGAGGAGCAGGAGGCCAGCCCAAGAAGGCAGGTGGCAGCTGCGCAAGAGGCAGAGGAGGGGGAGGACTAA
- a CDS encoding DUF951 domain-containing protein, protein MERKVFGLGDIVQMKKQHPCGTNEMEIIRMGMDIRIKCTGCQHSVLIPRAKFEKNLKKVLHSADGGAENN, encoded by the coding sequence ATGGAACGCAAGGTATTCGGGCTGGGTGATATTGTGCAGATGAAGAAGCAGCATCCGTGCGGAACGAATGAGATGGAGATCATCCGCATGGGGATGGATATCCGGATTAAGTGCACCGGATGTCAGCACAGCGTCCTCATTCCACGAGCCAAATTCGAAAAGAATCTCAAGAAGGTCCTGCATTCAGCGGATGGCGGAGCGGAGAATAATTAA
- a CDS encoding YjzC family protein: MGEQTEYEKGDKAPNPGVYTEVGEARSFHTEIQNPKRITMEKGDTFPETTNQNRKWKKVEKARVH, translated from the coding sequence ATGGGCGAACAGACTGAGTATGAAAAGGGCGACAAAGCCCCCAACCCGGGCGTATACACCGAGGTAGGCGAAGCGCGGAGCTTCCACACCGAGATTCAGAATCCGAAACGGATTACCATGGAGAAAGGCGACACCTTCCCTGAGACCACCAACCAGAACCGCAAGTGGAAAAAGGTCGAGAAAGCACGCGTCCATTAA
- the rpsF gene encoding 30S ribosomal protein S6 has product MRKYEVMYIIRPDIEQEAVQAAVEKFQGIISNGGEITKHDVQGKRRLAYEIKKHRDGVFVLVNFSAEPAVVTELERIMKISDEVIRYLITNDVA; this is encoded by the coding sequence ATGCGCAAATATGAAGTCATGTACATTATTCGTCCTGACATTGAACAAGAAGCTGTTCAAGCAGCAGTCGAAAAATTCCAAGGCATCATCTCCAACGGCGGAGAAATTACAAAGCACGACGTGCAAGGTAAACGCCGTCTTGCGTATGAGATCAAGAAACATCGTGATGGCGTTTTTGTTTTGGTTAACTTCAGTGCAGAACCTGCAGTAGTTACTGAACTTGAGCGTATCATGAAGATTTCTGACGAAGTAATTCGTTATCTCATTACGAACGACGTTG